The Macrobrachium rosenbergii isolate ZJJX-2024 chromosome 29, ASM4041242v1, whole genome shotgun sequence genome contains the following window.
tatatatatatatatatatatatatatatatatatatatatatatatatatatatatatatatactgtatatacatatacagagagaaagagagagagagagagtgttagagAGTCGGAAATTACCGTACTACCCTAAATGCAGCTGAACGGTAGTCGAGGAAATTCACGTCATGCAGGCCTTATGGAAGTAAGAATAATAGGAAAAAGTACCTCTACTGCAATTAGAATTCCACCCACACGTAACAGACCTGAGTACGATCACAAAACCCGTTTCTACCTCGAGTTCCGCAACCGGGACGCTTCAGGAACCAGCTGCCTTGCGTAAACTTCCATAGCTTCAGCTAGGGAAATTCCCTTTATTTCTTGGAACGTTACTCAACacaactaaaggaaaataagagggaAATCATTGCAAACTACACAGTAAGAGGGCTGGTGGAAAAATCCCCTAaaatcaagcgaagatgcatGGTACTACTACCCTGAACAGTTCACCTTGCATTTTactaatttatctatatttttatctaattatttgttaatttattgatttatctttttttgttttaataaccgatcccttctttctgtttccttttaactTCAGTTGTTTCTTTCACATGGACACTATATTCtgtggaagcctgaatttcaagtcagtgccccccgaaggcttgttccatgtggatagggctttatcttctgaagaagaagaagaagaagaagaagaagaagaagaagaagaagaagaagaagaagaagaagaagaagaagaatggcagaggttctcgaaagttctcgttgtatattttcaaatatatatttactcttcatgttttttttttacccactttAGTGACTCATTTGGTTGtgcaatttttatgaataaaaccgCATTTAATCTCTGAAAAAGAAAGTTACTTTTAAGTTATGACTGTATATACCTATTTGATGCCTCTTAATGACTgaagttttctttcttatttgcttcgttttattttcttaattaatgacGTCATCATTGTCAAGTTTGCCATAAAGTCTTTCAATCAAAAGTATGTCTGAAAGGGCAACGCATCCATTCTCGGGATCTCTCAGGAGATTCTCCTTAGTTTTGCATTCCATTTGTGTGGATACTTTATATAgttaataaacattttctttttttcattctaagCACTGAAGAAACATAGATAAAAAAACTTGTAGTCATTTGCCTGCCCAAAATAAATACCGCTATATCTCCATTTCCCGTTTACTATTTCATGTTTGTACTTATACAgacgaatattaaaataaatgtggATATTTTCCATTGTTAAATTCTCGTATCATTCCTCAGAATTCCTCTCTCCCTTGAAACTTGTCCGTAGGTCCAGTGTACTTTTGGATGTATCCTTACGCTCACCGTCTGTAGAGATATTTATGAATGGAAGAAATTAAACTTCATGTTGTCTTCCCTCCTTTTCACTGAGAACTCCTCGTGAAacgatttaattaaaaaattacattgtttATAGTTACAATACATTGTAAAATTATCCATTCAAAGCTTTTGTCTATTTCTTCTGTGCGTCACATCATTCCAAAATGTACATAAAGCcaccaaacataaaaataatagactttatttaaatttctgattcCACAGACATTGGCTGAGTCTGAGGAACTTATTAACAATGTTCCCAGTTGGGCTGCGTTGCTCCCAAGGTCGGCCCCTCTCCAGTCACCCATAGAGAATTACGCAATGCAGACAACGCGTCTTCCAGGAAATTATTGGACTCACTTGGGCTTTCCAATACGGCAAGAGGCGTAAAAACcggggagggaggaagggtgaCCTCCTTCAGTACCTCAGCTTGGGACGGCATAAGGTACATAAAGGGAACCACCTTCCTGAAGAGGTATCATTCAACTCGTGTTGAGCTACAGTCAAGACAGAATGCAGGTTTGTGCAAATTCATTTAACATTCCCATAAGTAAAAACACGTTCTCTTGTAGGTTTATATTAtgtaatagaataataatattttgcaacaTAAATGTTAAAGCTTACTCtgaataatatattgaaaatatagatAGTCTGATCCAGTGATTGAAAGTGTAATTAGCTCAATAAAAACAGATTGTTCAGAAATACATGCTTGCGAAAATATAATCTAATAACAAGTATGATATCTGATAAGTGGcttgtgataatttttaaaaattctgtctATGTCTACGATTTTGCTATTTCAGTTTCAATCCACATATCTATGTATACGTGTATAAACATgctaatactgtacatatttcttACATAAAGGAAATGAGCTAGCAAATACccttatttattgtaatttatacatATTGATTCTTAAAGCTAGAAATCATTTAGATCTCGTCCACCAATCTGTAAAAGGTGACTCATTGGCAACTTTCTTATTCAGGGATTACGGATTTTGTTCGTCTGCTGTTTGGCAGCTTCTTCCTTTGCACAAAAGGACCAAGGAAATCAAGGCAACACTAGAATCTTCGGCGGACTTCTCGGAAGTCTTGCTGCAGGACTAAACAACGCCCTTGGAGGAGGTCACAACCATGGTGGCTTCAGTGGTGCCAACCACGGTTTTGGAGGTGGAATCAACCCAGGCTTTGGAGGTGGCTTTGGAGGTGGAATCAacccaggctttggaggaggatTCGGAGGAGTCTCCAACACCTGCAGACGCTGGTGCCGAACTCCCGAGGGACAGGCATACTGCTGCGAGACCAACAATGAGCCTGACACCATTCCCTTCGTGAAGCCAGGTGTATGCCCTCCCGTTCGCCCTCAGTGCCCACCCGTCAGGAGCTTTACCCCTCCTCAGACATGCTCCAACGACAGCAAGTGCGGAGGCGTCGACAAGTGCTGCTACGACAGGTGTCTTGAGGAACACGTGTGCAAACCCCCTGTTGGGTCTTCCGGCTTCGGTGGATTCGGTTTTGGAAGATAATTCCTGATGGTCCCTTGAAAGATTATCATTGCAAATTATGTTATAAGGATCCGGTCGATAATAATTGACCTTATTTACTGTGATACACAACTACTTTAGAGTGTTAACAAATAAGTAGTCATTCTTTCTATCAATTCTTTTGTTAAAAAGTTTTCGTTTAAGTATGATAagtacacacaataataataaaataatgataataatacgttcattttaatttattgttcccAGCACCCGTAAGACCAGACGTACATGCTTAAAGTTGAATGGTTGCCATAGAAACTGATGTTTACATCGAATCCTggagtaatgacaataatacgtAAAAACCTCGGTTTGTAGTTACCGCAAAACACTTAATAACACCATCACACCTTcataaatgtgtattttagtattCTAAT
Protein-coding sequences here:
- the LOC136854399 gene encoding ATP-dependent RNA helicase glh-2-like isoform X2, producing the protein MQGLRILFVCCLAASSFAQKDQGNQGNTRIFGGLLGSLAAGLNNALGGGHNHGGFSGANHGFGGGINPGFGGGFGGVSNTCRRWCRTPEGQAYCCETNNEPDTIPFVKPGVCPPVRPQCPPVRSFTPPQTCSNDSKCGGVDKCCYDRCLEEHVCKPPVGSSGFGGFGFGR
- the LOC136854399 gene encoding ATP-dependent RNA helicase glh-2-like isoform X1, producing the protein MQGLRILFVCCLAASSFAQKDQGNQGNTRIFGGLLGSLAAGLNNALGGGHNHGGFSGANHGFGGGINPGFGGGFGGGINPGFGGGFGGVSNTCRRWCRTPEGQAYCCETNNEPDTIPFVKPGVCPPVRPQCPPVRSFTPPQTCSNDSKCGGVDKCCYDRCLEEHVCKPPVGSSGFGGFGFGR